One part of the Solea solea chromosome 1, fSolSol10.1, whole genome shotgun sequence genome encodes these proteins:
- the LOC131458295 gene encoding tripartite motif-containing protein 16-like produces the protein MRRFPKKSRGKVRRGRVQEDETGQRSTTRDRERNSDEALSQRGVQLQHENFFCPICLELLKRPVTTPCGHNFCLDCIKTYWDGMTIYSCPQCRKTFTPRPELMKNTMLADLVEELKKTEVHAAPADHCYAGAEDVACDVCTGRKYKALKSCLVCLASYCEEHLQPHHQSPPFKKHKLVEPSKNLQENICPLHDEVMKMFCRTDQQCICYLCSVEEHKDHNAVSAAAERTLRQRELELSLQQRLQDREEDEKVLHQELVALNVSADKAEEDSERIFTEMIQLLQRRSSDVKQKIRSKRETEVSRIKDVQEKLQQEITELKRGDPKLKQLSLTHNHAHFLLNYRSLSALSPSAHSSTINIQPQRYFDDMMAAVAKGRAQLQDVLTDTWANISRIETRVDDLLPQPEPKTRAEFLRYSQDITLDPNTAHRCLSLSEGNRKVKFMERDHSYPGHADRFTDVRQVMSRESLTERCYWEMEWDGLIGVNVALTYKNIGRAGRSEQCDFGNNDKSWALVCFHHGCTFIHRRVKMEVSRGWSSRVGVYLDHRAGLLSFYRVCDTMTLLHRIHTTFTQPLHAGVTLHLPGDRAHFCPLKFHEQDF, from the exons ATGCGCCGGTTTCCGAAGAAGAGCAGAGGAAAAGTACGTAGAGGTCGAGTCCAGGAGGATGAGACTGGACAAAGAAGCAcaacaagagacagagagagaaactcaGATGAG GCTCTTTCACAGAGAGGAGTTCAGCTGCAGCACGAGAACTTCTTTTGTCCGATCTGTCTGGAGCTTCTGAAGAGACCAGTGACGACTCCCTGTGGACACAACTTCTGTCTGGACTGTATCAAGACCTACTGGGATGGGATGACGATCTACAGCTGTCCTCAGTGTAGAAAGACCTTCACGCCGAGACCTGAACTGATGAAAAACACCATGTTAGCAGAtttagtggaggagctgaagaagactgAAGTTCACGCTGCTCCTGCTGatcactgctatgctggagctgaagatgtggcctgtgatgtctGCACTGGCAGGAAATACAAAGCTCTGaagtcctgtttggtttgtttggcctcttactgtgaggaacatctccagcctcatcATCAGTCACCTCCAtttaagaaacacaagctgGTGGAGCCCTCCAAGAACCTCCAGGAGAACATCTGCCCTCTTCATGACgaggtgatgaagatgttctgccgcactgatcagcagtgtatctgttatctctgctctgtggaggAACATAAAGACCACAACGCGGTCTCAGCTGCAGCGGAAAGAACGCTGAGGCAGAGAGAGCTGGAGCTGAGtctccagcagagactccaggacagagaggaagatgAGAAGGTGCTGCATCAGGAGTTGGTGGCTCTCAATGTCTCTGCTGATAAAGCAGAAGAGGACAGTGAGAGGATCTTCACTGAGATGATCCAACTGCTGCAGAGGAGAAGCTCTGATGTGAAACAGAAGATCAGATCCAAGCGAGAAACTGAAGTGAGTCGGATCAAAGACGTTCAGGAGAAGCTTCAGCAGGAGATCACTGAGCTGAAGAGAGGAGATCCTAAACTGAAGCAGCTCTCGCTTACACACAATCACGCCCACTTTCTCCTCAACTACCGCTCACTGTCAGCACTCAGTCCATCTGCACACTCGTCCACCATCAACATCCAACCTCAGAGATACTTTGACGACATGATGGCCGCTGTGGCAAAAGGCAGAGCTCAACTACAGGACGTCCTGACTGATACGTGGGCAAACATCTCACGGATAGAGACACGAGTGGACGATTTACTGCCACAACCAGAACcaaagaccagagctgaattCCTCAGATATTCACAGGACATCAcactggatccaaacacagctCACCGATGTCTGTCCTTAtctgagggaaacagaaaagtcAAGTTCATGGAGAGAGATCATTCTTATCCTGGTCACGCAGACAGATTCACCGATGTGAGGCAGGTCATGAGCAGAGAGAGTCTGACCGAACGTTGTTACTGGGAGATGGAGTGGGATGGGTTGATCGGAGTGAACGTTGCATTGACGTACAAGAACATTGGCCGAGCAGGGAGATCGGAACAATGTGACTTTGGCAACAACGACAAATCGTGGGCTCTGGTTTGTTTCCACCACGGCTGTACCTTTATTCATCGTCGCGTCAAAATGGAAGTGTCTCGCGGTTGGTCCTCTAGAGTAGGAGTTTACCTGGACCACAGAGCAGGTCTCCTGTCCTTCTATAGAGTCTGTGACACCATGACTCTGCTCCACAGAATCCACACCACGTTCACGCAGCCGCTCCACGCTGGAGTCACGCTTCATTTACCTGGAGACAGAGCTCACTTCTGTCCACTCAAGTTTCACGAGCAggacttttaa
- the LOC131458314 gene encoding tripartite motif-containing protein 16-like, with amino-acid sequence MAQRGNQLDRERFCCSMCLDLLKDPVTLSCGHSYCMTCINNHWDKEDERMIYSCPQCRETFRLRPDLKKNTMLADLVEELKKTDVHAAPADHCYAGAEDVACDVCTGRKYKALKSCLVCLASYCEEHLQPHHQSPPLKKHKLVEPSKNLQENICPLHDEVMKMFCLTDQQCICYLCSVDEHKDHDTVSAAAERKQKQKELELSLEETQQRLQDREKGEEVLDQEVKAVSLSADKAVNDTDKIFTEMIDVLQIRSSKVKQQIRSKQETEVSRVKDVQKKLQQEITELKRREAELKQLLNSEDHTQFLLNYRSLSALSPSTHSSTINIQPQRYFEDMMAAVAKVRGQLQDVLTGTWTNLSLTVTPDDALLPQPEQKTRAEFLIYSQEITLDPDTAHTQLFLSEGNRKVTLMNEKQSYPHHTDRFTDWRQVLSKESLTGRCYWEVKWRGAGGANVAVTYKNISRSGRSQECGFGNNDKSWALYCANFRCDFYHKSIKTKVMKEYATTGTKRMRG; translated from the exons ATGGCTCAGAGAGGAAATCAGCTGGACCGAGAAAGATTCTGCTGTTCGATGTGTTTGGATCTTCTGAAGGATCCGGTGACTCTTTCCTGTGGACACAGCTACTGTATGACCTGTATCAACAACCACTGGGACaaagaggatgagaggatgatCTACAGCTGTCCTCAGTGTAGAGAGACCTTCAGACTGAGACCTGacctgaagaaaaacaccatgTTAGCAGATTTAGTGGAGGAGTTGAAGAAGACTGACGTTCACGCTGCTCCTGCTGatcactgctatgctggagctgaagatgtggcctgtgatgtctGCACTGGCAGGAAATACAAAGCTCTGaagtcctgtttggtttgtttggcctcttactgtgaggaacatctccagcctcatcATCAGTCACCTCCattaaagaaacacaagctCGTGGAGCCCTCCAAGAACCTCCAGGAGAACATCTGCCCTCTTCATGACgaggtgatgaagatgttttgcCTTACTGATCAGCAGTGTATCTgttatctctgctctgtggacgaACATAAAGACCATGACAcggtctcagctgcagcagaaaggaagcagaagcagaaggagctggagctgaGTCTAGAAGAAACCCAGCAGAGACTCCAGGACAGAGAGAAGGGTGAGGAGGTGCTGGATCAGGAGGTAAAGGCAGTCAGTCTCTCTGCTGATAAAGCAGTGAACGACACTGACAAGATCTTCACTGAGATGATTGATGTCCTGCAGATAAGAAGCTCTAAGgtgaagcagcagatcagatccaagcaggaaactgaagtgagtCGAGTCAAAGACGTTCagaagaagctgcagcaggagatcactgagctgaagaggagagaagctgaactgaagcagctTCTGAACTCAGAGGATCACACCCAGTTTCTCCTCAACTACCGCTCACTGTCAGCACTCAGTCCATCTACACACTCGTCCACCATCAACATCCAACCTCAAAGATACTTTGAGGACATGATGGCAGCTGtggcaaaggtcagaggtcaactaCAGGATGTTCTGACTGGGACATGGACAAACCTCTCGCTGACAGTGACTCCAGATGATGCTTTACTGCCACAACCAGAACAaaagaccagagctgaattCCTCATATATTCACAGGAAATCACACTGGATCCagacacagctcacacacagctgtttttatctgagggaaacagaaaagtgacattaatgaatgaaaaacagtcTTATCCacatcacacagacagattcactGATTGGCGTCAGGTCCTGAGTAAAGAGAGTCTGACTGGgcgctgttactgggaggtgaagtggagaggagcaggaggagctaATGTCGCAGTGACGTACAAGAACATCAGCAGATCAGGAAGATCACAAGAATGTGGATTTGGAAACAACGACAAATCTTGGGCTTTGTATTGTGCCAACTTCCGTTGTGACTTTTATCACAAAAGTATCAAGACTAAAGTCATGAAAG AATATGCAACCACTGGGACaaagaggatgagaggatga